CTGATCCCCCTGTAATGGCTCCAATGGACCACAGGTACCCGTTTATCATGGCCGTGTCAGCAGCGTCCCCCAGCCCCAGTTTAAGATGGACCCTGAGAAAGACCAGGTTAACCGATGATATGACCCTCCCTGTGAGGTGCAGAATCTGACCCCTTGCACCCAGGAGCCTTGATGTGAAATCCCTCATGGCCTTAATATCAGGGGCCTGCCTTTTTCCAGCCCCACCAGCAGCATCAGGACCGAGCCTCTTCCTGAAGAACCTTAAATTCCATACTCCCACCTGAAGTGTTAGGAATGTTCCCTCACCATCCCTTAAACCGGTGAGTCTGATCCTGTAGGGTAAGAGGAGGAGGACTATGATGAGGACTGCCAGGAGGGCCAGTGAAGTGAAAATCCACCAGATCACTCTTTCAAAAATGTTAATCCCTCATAGGCGCTTCAGGGGCATGAAATCAGATTTCCCGTGGCTTCTGGATTCATTCCTCAGATGATTCCTCAGATTTCTTATTATCTGAGAGTTCCTTTATAACCTCTGTAACTGTGGATCCCAGTTCCTGTATGATTCTGCCGGTGCCTGCGGATCTGAGGTCGATGACACGTACACCATCGGGGCCCCTGACATCCTTCAGTATGACAATGACCGCGATGGGTTCAACGCCTGCAGCTGCTCCAGCACCGCTTCCAGCGCCTCCTTCAGAGGAAGAAGACCTTCCTTCACCCATACCTGCCCCGAAACCGACACCCATCTTCATTACAGGGATGAGAATTTTATCCTCTGTCTCAAGGGGTTCTCCAACAAGGTTCTTCACATCAAGGAGCCTTCTCAGCTCCTCAACTGTAGTTTTAATCGGTTCTTCAATTTTCATTTAAATCACACCATAATTTATGTTTATCCAGGTATATCCACTTTGGCACTGAAAATTATTCAAAAGGGTTTTATTATAATTGCATCATACCATAACTGGAGGTGTTTATTATGGACAGTAAGATTGCTATCCTGGCCCTTGTGGTGGTTGTTGCTGCTGCAGCCGGCGCCTACCTCCTCTCAGGGCCAGGTGAAACAGCAGACAACCAGACAGCTGAAAACGGGACGCGGGTTAATAAAACAATAGGTGCGGCTAAACTCGTCGCAACACAGAGCGGACCTGAAAGTGCAGAGCCAGGGACAAATGTCACCATAACCTGCAGGATAAAGAATACAGGAAGCGGGCCAGCCAGGAAGATTGAGGTCTCATCCCAGGACTTTGATAAATCCTTTGAAATTATCGAGGCCGGCGATGAGGTTGAATTCCAGGCCCTAATATACATACCCACCGAAGAGGAGATCAAGATGGACTTCGGTGATGATGCAACACTCTCAAACCCATTCTTTATAGGAGGATTTGGTGTTCAGTACACCGATGTAACAGGAAAACACTCAATAACAGCCAATTCAATAGAAATCAAACTGATAGGGGTCCCTCCAAGTCCATGAACCCCTATCCAATTTTTAAAAGATAATAAAAGTACACTATCCCCTTCTTTTAACAGGGATCTGGACCTCTGTTAAAAGTTCGGATTCATCAACCTCCATGGGACTGTTGAGGTAAACCTCGGTGACGGGTCCTGTGATCTCATAGCTGTTCTGGAGGGCATGCTCAACTATCCCCTGTATAACAGGGCCGACCTCAGTGTAGGGTCCCTGGTGAAGGGCTGCCAGAACTATCATTGGCGGTAACTCCTTTATTTTTATGTTCCCCTCAGGTTCTGCTTCACCCGCAAAGGAGACACCTATCTCATACCTGAGTTCCTCCTCACTGACCTCATCAGGACTGTTATAGTAGGTCCCGTAGACCCTGCCGGTCATCTGAAGCCCCTTCCCTATAACCCATCCTGCAACTTCCTCAATGTACTCCGGGATGCGTTCGTAGCTTCCCCTGCACTTCCTGAAGGCCACCTTCACTCCTTCAACCATCTTTTCAGTTATATCCATAAAAACCTCCCCATTTTTTATTATCAGGGTGAAATTATAAAAATCTATCTATCCATTAACCAAAAAAACAGGCAGCCCCGCAAAAAACCTTCATCTCATCACGAACCGAAAATTAAAAGGAGCACTCTCCTCATAGAGGAGTGTTTCGCCGATTCTGGGATTACCTAAACCCTCAGGAGTATAACTCCCAGTACAACAAGGACAAGTCCACCTGCCTTCATGGCCGTTAACCTCTCCCCCAGGAAGAAGAGTGCTATTATAAATGTGAAGACAGGGAATGATGCCACAGGGGCACCACTATTGATGCTTCACCCGACTTGAGGGCATAGTAATAGAAGAGCTGGCCCAGGAGGGCTGCAGATATCCCATCAAGGGCCAGGAAAACCCAGCCCCTGGGGGTTACCTCCGAGAGCATATCAGGACCTCCCATCAGCATCACCCAGAAGAGCATGACACACGTTATAACCGAACTCCTTATCGTGAGGGCCACGCCAGGGTTAACACCCTCAAGACCCATCTTGCTGAATACAGGGGCCACTCCAAAGAGGAAGGCTGCCAGAAGGGCGAATATGTAGTAATTCACAGTCACACCTCACCACTTAGATAACATAGGGGCCATATCCTTTTTATAAACACGATCTTATATAAAAACTGAAAGGTGAAAAATCATGATACTCATCGTTGGTGGAGCAGGATATATAGGGTCACATGTAAACAAGTTTCTATCATCCATGGGCTACGAGACCGTTGTCCTTGATAATCTGAGCAGGGGGCACAGGGAATTCGTCAAATGGGGGCGGCTGGTGGAGGGCGACCTTGGAGACAGATCCCTGCTTGACAGGGTCTTCAGGGAATACGATGTTGATGCTGTCATGCACTTCGCGGCCTTTACAGATGTTGGTGAATCCGTTAGAGACCCGGGGGCATACTACAGGAACAACGTCATGAACACCATGAACCTCCTTGACTCCATGATGGAGAACGGTGTGTCCGGCTTCGTGTTCTCATCTACCTGTGCCGTCTACGGGAACCCCATTGAGATTCCCATAACAGAGGAACACCCCCTGAACCCCATAAGCCCCTACGGGAGATCCAAACTCATGGTTGAGGAGATACTCAGGGACTACCATGAAGCCTACGGCCTGAACTACGTCTCCCTCCGCTACTTCAATGCCGCAGGCGCCGACCCTGAGGGTGATGTGGGTGAACTCCATGACCCTGAAACCCACCTCATACCCCTAGTCCTTGACGCTGCCATGGGCAGGAGGGAGTCCGTTAAAATCTTCGGCACAGATTACCCCACACCTGACGGGACCTGTATAAGGGACTACATACACGTCATGGACCTGGCCGATGCCCACTGCCGGGCCCTTGAATACCTGGAAAGGGAAGAAAAGGGGGTATTCAACCTGGGTAACGGCAGGGGCTTCTCTGTCAGGGAGGTTATAGAGGCATGCCAGAAAGTTACAGGTGAGGAAATAAAGGTCGTTGAGGATGATCGAAGACCCGGGGATCCGCCTGAACTCATAGGAAGCTCCGTGAAGGCCGGGAAGGTCCTTGGGTGGAAACCCGAATTCAGAAAACTTGAGAGGATCATCGAAACCGCCTGGGCCTGGCACAGTAGCAGGAACCGATGAAGTAACGATAAAAATGTTTACTCAGAGAAAACAGCACCCCAACCATCTGCTGCCAGAGAACATCCATCGCAGCAAAAATCCTCTTTTTTCTGCCAGAAATTGATCACCTACCTGAGCAAAAAAACATTACCATATGGGTCAATAATAGGTACATGGAAATTCTGAATATATAAAAACTGCTAGAATAGGGGTGATGACATTGAATGTTACCGTAACAGGGGATATAACCGTTGACTGGATCCAGTGGCCGGTCAAAGAGGATGCCGATGTTTCCAGGTTCAACTGGAAGAGTCACCTGGGATTCAAAAGAAAAGCCCTCAGGGGAGGAGCTCTTCTTCTTGCAGACATGCTGAGTACGTCCCTGAGGGTTAATCATCCAGAACTGGAGGTTGAACCTGAAAATACAGATCCATCGGAGTTTATACATTCATTCGCAGAACTTGAGGATTCAGGTAAAGGCTATCATGTGAAGCGTTTCCTAGGTTACACTGGACCTGAAGATGGCCTTCCAGGGATGCCATTTAAATTCAGGGACTCTGAAGCAGATGTCCTTGTGATTGATGATGCAGGGAATGGTTTCCGGGAAATGAATGATAAATGGCCCTCTTCATTAAGGAACGAAGAAACCCTCATAGTACTCAAGATGTCATCACCCCTCTTCACAGGGAGCCTCTGGCGTTACCTCGCTGAGAATCACAGGGAAACCTTATAACGATCGTGACCGTGGATGACCTGCGGGAGTTCGGTGCAAACATAAGCAGAAGGCTGTCATGGGAGAAGACAGCAGAGGATTTCATGTGGCAGATGAACAACAACCCAGCCATGGCAGATCTAAGGGACCTTAACATGGTCGTGAGGATAGGACTTGAAGGTGCGGTGCACTACAGTGGGGGTGATGCGCGCTTATTCTACCACCCGCACCTCTTTGAGGGGAATCTGTTTGAAAGGTCCCCTGGAAAAATGCAGGGCTATGGCTGTGCATTCACCGCGGGTTTCACAGAGTCAATATGTAGGGGCCATGACATTGATGATGCCGTACGGAGCGGGATGACGGCATCAATGAACCTCCACCGGAAGGGATTCACACGAAAACCCGATTATCCCCTGAACATATTCAAGGCAGGGGACATTTCATGGATAGGATCCGTTAAGATACCCCACCAGGGCAGGGATCTCTGGACAATCGCGGATTCTCCACCGATATTTGACATAGAATCAGTTTCCAGGCACATTGTTATCAACGGTTACAGGCAGAGGAGATGTCCGCTTCCAATAGCACACTTTGGAAAACTTATAACCGCTGATCGGACAGAAATTGAGGGCTATCAGAGCATAAGGAACCTTATGATTGAGTACCTTAAGACTGAGAATCCTGAAAGGCCCCTGTGCATCGGAGTATTCGGACCGCCCGGTGCAGGTAAATCATTTGCAGTGAAACAGCTGGCTGCAAGTGTTGACCCTGAAAGGATCGAGCACTTGAACTTCAACATATCACAGTTCAGGGACGAGGAAGACCTTATTGATGCATTTCATCAGATAAGGGACGCTGTCCTTCAGGGTAAAATAGCCCAGGCATTTTTTGATGAATTTGATTCTCCCCTGGGTGATAAGAAGCTTGGATGGATACGTTACTTCCTTGCCCCGATGCAGGACGGGGAGTTCAGGGAAGGCGACAGCATGCACCCCCTGGGAAAATCCATACTTATATTTGCAGGGGGGACAAACAGCACATTCCAGGAGTTTGAATCCCAGGACCCTGATATCCTGAGGGAAGCCAAGGTCCGTGACTTCATAAGCCGACTCAGGGGATACGTGAACATTATCGGACCGGACCCCCAGCACCGCCGTGATAAATTCTTCATGCTGCGCAGGGCCATACTACTCAGGTCAATGTTTGAGAGAAAAACTCCCCACCTCTTTGATGCAAGGGGACGTCTCAGGATAGACAGGGAAGTTTTAAACGCCTTCCTAAAGATACCAGAGTACAGGCACGGTGTGCGGTCCATGGAGGCGATACTTGATATGAGTATCCTCCAGGATGTTAAAAGGTTCGAAAAGTCATCCCTGCCACCTGCGGGTCAGCTTGATCTGCACGTGGATGGTGAGCTTTTCCATAGGATGGTCATGGAAAATTAGGTGATAAATTGGAGAGAAGACGGATTATAAAGCCTGAAAACTACATTAACAGGCTTAAAAACATGCAGAGGATGGCAGAGGACTTCGCTGAAGCCGGAGATGTTAAAAAAACCGCCGACACCCTTTTCAGGATCGGCAGGGAGTACCACAAGCTTAAGAAAATAGGGTTTGCCCTTGAAAACTATGAGAACGCCCTTGAACTCTACAGGGAAGAGGGGGACCCTATGGAGGCCCATGTTTCACTGTGCATTGGAAGGGCCTATGAAATGGAGGGGAGGCTCAGGAAGGCCCACTGGTTCTATAATATGGCTGCATCCAGGTTCAGGAGGATGAATGACATTAAAAATGAGTCAGAAGCTATTATTAGAAGTGCTAAGGTCCTTGAAAAGCTTGGGAAACATGATGAAGCCCTTGAGGCCTACCAGTACTATAACAGGATCTGCATGAAGACACAGGATAAGGTCAGGGCCCTTGTAACCTACGCCAAGATAAGGGACCTTGAGGAGCAGCTTTCATCTGAAATTATAAGATACAATACATCGGTTCTGCTGCTTTATCTGGCATTAATCATACTCGCAGAGTATTTAACATCATTCATCAGCTTCAAGGCTGGCCTTGTACTCCATACCGGACTTCTATTTGCCCTCTTCATCCATTCATCCCTCTCAAAGAAGAGGATGAGGGTTCTTCTTGCCGCCATGATGATGCTCCCCCTCATAAGGATCATAGGTCTTTCAATGCCCCTTGGAGCGGTGAAACACCTCTACTGGTACATCATCATAGCATTGCCCCTCTTTGCTGCATCGGGGGCCCTCATGAGGATTCAGAAACTTACAATGGATGAGGTTGGGTTAAACCTGAGGAAGCTGCGATGGCAGGTGCCAGTTGCACTTACAGGGTTCCCCATGGGTTATATTGAATACCAGATACTGAGACCCGATGCCCTCATACCATCCCTCAGCCCGGTCAACTTCCTCACGGGTTTTCTTGTGATGCTGATAGGGACCGGATTTGCAGAGGAGCTCCTCTTCAGGGGTATACTTCAGAGGAATGCTGAGAAGGTCATGGGGCCGCTGCCTGGGCTTCTGTATGCATCACTGTTATTCACAGCCCTTCACGTCGGCTGGAAGTCCGGTTACGACCTTATATTTGTCTTCAGTGTGGCCATTGTTTATGGTTTCGCTTTCCAGAGAACCGACAGCATATCCGGTATAACAGTTTCCCACGGGATATCAAACTCTATTCTGTTCCTTGTGATGCCTTTCCTCTAGATGGCCGGGAGATGCAAAATCAGGTGGAGGATGGTAATGGGAAGAGATACAAAACTCAACCATGGAAAAGAAAAAAAACCATTGAAGGTTGATCAATAAAATTTTTTCAGTACCTGCATGAGGTCCTCAAGATACTCCATGAGTTCTGGCCTTATATCATCATCAAGGAGTGCGAATTCTAGGGATGTTTTGAGCCAGTCAACCTTGTTACCTATATCATAGGTCCTGCCCCTGAAAACGCATCCATAAACCCTATCAAGACACCTCATGGCGTCTGTCAGCTGTATCTCCCCTCCAAAACCTGGAGGTATATTCTTTATATGATCAAAAATTTCGCTTTCAAGGACGTATCTCCCCATTATCGCAAGGTTTGATGGCGCCTCACTGACGGCCGGTTTCTCAACCATGTCCCTTATACTGTAGAGGTTTCCGCCCAGGTGCTCTGCATCGATTATACCGTACCTTTCAACCCTGTCACGTGGTACCTCCTCAACTGCAATCGCAGAGGCACCATGTTTCTCATAGATGTCCATTAACTGGCGTGTGCAGGGTGTTTCCGCCGAGGTTATGGTATCACCCAGGAGGACTGCGAAGGCATCCTCGCCGTCTATATGTTTCCTTGCACAGTATATTGCATCACCCAGGCCCTTCTGTTCCTTCTGGCGGACAAAGTAGATGTCTGCCAGTTCAGATATTGCCTCTATCTCGTCAAGGTATTCTGTCTTGTTGTTCTTCCTAAGGAAGTATTCAAGTTCAAAGGAACGGTCAAAGTGGTCCTCAATTGACCTTTTACCCTTACCGGTTATTATCAGGATATCATCTATACCTGAAGCCACTGCCTCCTCTACAACGTACTGTATTGTGGGTTTGTCAAATACGGGTAGCATCTCCTTGGGCTGTGCCTTGGTTACAGGGAGAAAACGGGTTCCCAGGCCAGCTGCTGGTATAACTGCCTTCATAAAAAACCTCCTTATACTTAAAAAAAAAATAAAAAGTTTTTTTAACCACCTGCTGCGAGACTGCATAGGACTGGAGGTGTGAGCTGCGTTATCGTGACTGTTCCATCGGGATTTACTGTTATCAGTAACTCAACATAGATTGACTGTATCCCCTTGAGGAACTCCGCCCCCTTAGCAGGGTCCTGGGTCGTGTTAATCTGGTCTGAAGTTATACTTGAGAGTGGATAGAATTCATGGGATGCTGTAAGCAGATATGCCCTGGTTTCATCCATGAGTTTGTCTGCTGTTCCCCCATGGACGGTCATGTTGAGTGTTGCATTCCCTGTGCCGTTTCCATGTGGGTCGCACCACATCTTCATTGTGAAGCTTGTTCCTGATGGCAGTGACCCATTATAGCCGAGCTCCTTTGAAATATCCATCTGGACCTTACCGCCGGGCTGGATCCATGAATCAGCGTAGATGTTTGTAAGGGTCCCGTCAGCCTTTGAAACATTCTCTATGACCATCACCGCATGGATCTGATGGTCGGCTGCATGGTTATCAATTGCAAGGAGGGTGTCTCCTGCCGTCACTGTACCTGTATTTGCTGGCTGTCTCATCATGAAAGCCGCGGCACCCACAATGATAAGGATGGCGACTATCACCAATATTATAGCGTTCCTGTTCATCATAATCCTCCTAGACAATTGTAAGAACCCTGTAGATGACGATGGCTGCGAAGACTATTAGCAACGGTAGAATGGCTATATTCGAACCTGAAACCAGAGCCCTTATCCTTTCGCTTCCTGTTTCATCGGAGCCCAGAACCTCCTTCACAGCAAGGAACCCTATAAGGGCAAGCACTGCTATTATACTGTATGTCATGACATCTGCAGTCGTCACGGTGGTGGTTGTTGTCGTTGTAACTGTTGAAATCATGTCTAACCTCCAGTTACATCTTCTCTAAAACCTTACTAATATATTTTTCCATGAAAATTGTTTACACTTAAATGAATCATATACATTCATGAGCCAGATATTACTTCAGAACTCCTGCAGCAGGCTGAGAAAGGCTTCAGGATCCATACCATATATTCTGAGGGTCTTATGTCGGCTTTTATGACCTGATATGATCTCAACATCTTTACCGCAAATCTTTGAGAACTCCTTCATGATCTCCCTGTTTGCCTTTCCCTTCTCAGGGGGTGATTTTACCTTAACCACAAGTCTCTTTCTCCATTCATCATATGATGCTATTTCAAATCTTCCAGAACCCGGTGATACCTCAATATCCACCAGGAGATCATTCCCTGCCTTTCTCAGAGCATCCAATGCTACAGGCTCCATATTGATCCATCCAGATATTTGATCTGCTTGGTTTATGATAAAAATTTTACATGCCACGTATAAAAACCTGTGCCGGGGCACCGCAAAGTTTAAATATAAAAATGTAGATACTTTGTTTCACTCCCCGATCAGCACTCATTCTCATATGCAGGGGTGGTCGAGCGGTCAAAGGCGCTAGGTTGAGGGCCTAGTGGGGGAGTCCCTTCGCGGGTTCGAATCCCGTCCCCTGCACTATTCAAATACTATCATTAAGTGGGAAATAAAAAAAATGAAGTAACTATTTCTTGGACCAAACCATTAAGTCACAAATAAAAAAATTAAAGTAACTGTTTCTTTGATGAGCAGGAAAAAAATACCACAACAACTGTAAATATCCAGGCAGCTCATTCAACTATTATCTCCACTGTAAGCTCCTTGCCCTCCATGAGATCCCTTACAAGTTCCTCGCTGAGATCACAGGCTGCCTTATCAGCCCCTATCATGAGGGTCCTGCCGCATATGTAACTGCTCCTGCGGCAGACAATATCGGTGGGATGGTCCAGGGTTAAGTCAGGGTGCCCGTAACCCCTCACCTCATCGAATCCATTTTCAGTACGTAAAACGAGTCTTATCCTTGCAGAAGGATCCCTTATGGCCCTTTTAATTTCCTCAGGAATTGTTGATACTGAATCAGATGATGAAACACCTATAATACAGTCGGCTGTTTTCCCTATCTGCGGGTCCACAGTAACCTCAAGGGTTGTCCTGTGCCTGGCAGAAACATTCGGATGACCCCTAGCCCTCAGGGTATATCTCATCCCTCCCACTTAACCACCTCCAGAAACATGGGGTTTCTGCAGGGTTCAGAAACAGTTAAGAGACAGGACACATCATTACACCTCCCCACAGGCCCCCACCTGGATAATTTTTCATTGAAGCGCGTCCTGCCACTTCCCTATGTGGGAAACTGATATTTCATTGCCCCATCATTACCATGCTTATCACTGTTATCTAAAGCAACCATCTGCCACCACAAGGCATCACCCAGATTAACCCTGCAGAAACCAGAATAAGTTATTACCGATGAAAAATATAAATTTTACTAAAACTTTCTTGCTGTGATAATACCATGGAAGAGTATTACTTCAACGGGAGCAGATTGACTTAATTGATAGATGTCTGAACATGATTATTATATGATTCATATGAAGGGTACATACTGCCTCATCATAAGGTCCGATGGATCAGAGATGGATGTGGGAAGGCTTGGTAGAAGGGTCTTCCAGAAGGGATTCTATGTCTATGTTGGTTCAGGTTTCGGTTCCCTTGAAGGACGGATAAGGAGGCACCTTAAGAAGGAAAAAAGGTTGAGGTGGCATATAGATTACCTTCTCAGGGAGGCTGTGGTTGAAAGGGTCCTCTATACCACAGATGAACGAAGACTTGAATGCACCATCTCAGAGAAGCTCCATGGTCCATCCTCAGTAACTGGCTTCGGGTGTTCGGACTGCCGGTGCAGCTCACACCTCCACTACTTCGAAAGCCTTGATGATGCTACAGGTGCCGTGCTTGAGGCAATGGAGGGCTCCGGCGCCAGGGTGAGTGAATGGAACCTGTGATCACATGCTCCAGACGCCCGGCATCATGTCCTTAAAAGTTTAATGCCGGCGCCAAGCATCAGAACCCCAAATATTAGCTTCAGGACAGAATACCATGGAGGCACGGGGCCGATGATGCCCCAGGGATAGAATGACAGACGGCCGGCAGAACAATCAGGACCCTGTAATGGCATGGAATATGCCAAGCTGAACATATCTCTCCAAAAAACACCTCCCCATAATTAATTATCCTTTGAATAAATGAATCTCCTGAAGAACTCCTCAAACTCGTCCTGATCCATGGGCTCGGGGACCGTGAAGTCTGTGTTACCATAGATTTCATCCGCAAGTTCCCTGTAAATAGCTGCCTGGTCTGAATCAGGAAACTTTTCAACAACAGTCTTTGCTTCAAGCTCGCTCTCCTGCACAAGGGGGCTTCTTGGAACAACACCGATAACCCTGGATCCTATCCTGGATGCGAAGGCCTCCACAATCTTAACCTCATCCCTTATACCTCTGCAGTTACATATAACCCCGCCAAGTCTGCCCTTGAGCTTCCTTACACCCCTTGCAATGTTGTTTGCAGCATAGAGTGACATGTACTCACCTGATGTCACAATGTAGACTTCATCGGCAAATTCCTCCCTGAGGGGAACCGCGAATCCTCCGCAGACAACGTCCCCCAGCACATCATAGATGATTATATCAGGGTCATCATCAAAGACACCCAGCCTCTCAAGGAGGTTCATTGCAACGATAACACCCCTCCCGGCACATCCCACACCCGGCTCAGGACCCCCGGATTCAACGCACCTCACACCACCAAAGCCCTCATGGACCACATCAGAAACATCAGGTTTCCGGTTCTCCTTCATGATATCGAGGACCGCAGGGATCCTCTGTCCATACAGGGTCCTGGTGGTGTCTGCCTTGGGGTCGCAGCCTATCACAAGGACCCTGTAGCTTGATGAGTAGGCTGCTGCCATGTTTGATACGATGGTGGATTTGCCTATACCTCCCTTACCATAAATG
The sequence above is drawn from the Methanothermobacter wolfeii genome and encodes:
- a CDS encoding DUF2953 domain-containing protein; the protein is MIWWIFTSLALLAVLIIVLLLLPYRIRLTGLRDGEGTFLTLQVGVWNLRFFRKRLGPDAAGGAGKRQAPDIKAMRDFTSRLLGARGQILHLTGRVISSVNLVFLRVHLKLGLGDAADTAMINGYLWSIGAITGGSGKIEITSEPDFFHDDVTGSIDVEVEVRPFIPAVTFIRLLGKRPFREFLSGLRNPGK
- a CDS encoding GerW family sporulation protein — encoded protein: MKIEEPIKTTVEELRRLLDVKNLVGEPLETEDKILIPVMKMGVGFGAGMGEGRSSSSEGGAGSGAGAAAGVEPIAVIVILKDVRGPDGVRVIDLRSAGTGRIIQELGSTVTEVIKELSDNKKSEESSEE
- a CDS encoding AraC family transcriptional regulator, with protein sequence MDITEKMVEGVKVAFRKCRGSYERIPEYIEEVAGWVIGKGLQMTGRVYGTYYNSPDEVSEEELRYEIGVSFAGEAEPEGNIKIKELPPMIVLAALHQGPYTEVGPVIQGIVEHALQNSYEITGPVTEVYLNSPMEVDESELLTEVQIPVKRRG
- the galE gene encoding UDP-glucose 4-epimerase GalE, translating into MILIVGGAGYIGSHVNKFLSSMGYETVVLDNLSRGHREFVKWGRLVEGDLGDRSLLDRVFREYDVDAVMHFAAFTDVGESVRDPGAYYRNNVMNTMNLLDSMMENGVSGFVFSSTCAVYGNPIEIPITEEHPLNPISPYGRSKLMVEEILRDYHEAYGLNYVSLRYFNAAGADPEGDVGELHDPETHLIPLVLDAAMGRRESVKIFGTDYPTPDGTCIRDYIHVMDLADAHCRALEYLEREEKGVFNLGNGRGFSVREVIEACQKVTGEEIKVVEDDRRPGDPPELIGSSVKAGKVLGWKPEFRKLERIIETAWAWHSSRNR
- a CDS encoding KAP family NTPase; translated protein: MDDLREFGANISRRLSWEKTAEDFMWQMNNNPAMADLRDLNMVVRIGLEGAVHYSGGDARLFYHPHLFEGNLFERSPGKMQGYGCAFTAGFTESICRGHDIDDAVRSGMTASMNLHRKGFTRKPDYPLNIFKAGDISWIGSVKIPHQGRDLWTIADSPPIFDIESVSRHIVINGYRQRRCPLPIAHFGKLITADRTEIEGYQSIRNLMIEYLKTENPERPLCIGVFGPPGAGKSFAVKQLAASVDPERIEHLNFNISQFRDEEDLIDAFHQIRDAVLQGKIAQAFFDEFDSPLGDKKLGWIRYFLAPMQDGEFREGDSMHPLGKSILIFAGGTNSTFQEFESQDPDILREAKVRDFISRLRGYVNIIGPDPQHRRDKFFMLRRAILLRSMFERKTPHLFDARGRLRIDREVLNAFLKIPEYRHGVRSMEAILDMSILQDVKRFEKSSLPPAGQLDLHVDGELFHRMVMEN
- a CDS encoding CPBP family intramembrane glutamic endopeptidase, which produces MERRRIIKPENYINRLKNMQRMAEDFAEAGDVKKTADTLFRIGREYHKLKKIGFALENYENALELYREEGDPMEAHVSLCIGRAYEMEGRLRKAHWFYNMAASRFRRMNDIKNESEAIIRSAKVLEKLGKHDEALEAYQYYNRICMKTQDKVRALVTYAKIRDLEEQLSSEIIRYNTSVLLLYLALIILAEYLTSFISFKAGLVLHTGLLFALFIHSSLSKKRMRVLLAAMMMLPLIRIIGLSMPLGAVKHLYWYIIIALPLFAASGALMRIQKLTMDEVGLNLRKLRWQVPVALTGFPMGYIEYQILRPDALIPSLSPVNFLTGFLVMLIGTGFAEELLFRGILQRNAEKVMGPLPGLLYASLLFTALHVGWKSGYDLIFVFSVAIVYGFAFQRTDSISGITVSHGISNSILFLVMPFL
- the galU gene encoding UTP--glucose-1-phosphate uridylyltransferase GalU, which codes for MKAVIPAAGLGTRFLPVTKAQPKEMLPVFDKPTIQYVVEEAVASGIDDILIITGKGKRSIEDHFDRSFELEYFLRKNNKTEYLDEIEAISELADIYFVRQKEQKGLGDAIYCARKHIDGEDAFAVLLGDTITSAETPCTRQLMDIYEKHGASAIAVEEVPRDRVERYGIIDAEHLGGNLYSIRDMVEKPAVSEAPSNLAIMGRYVLESEIFDHIKNIPPGFGGEIQLTDAMRCLDRVYGCVFRGRTYDIGNKVDWLKTSLEFALLDDDIRPELMEYLEDLMQVLKKFY
- a CDS encoding DUF167 domain-containing protein, producing the protein MDALRKAGNDLLVDIEVSPGSGRFEIASYDEWRKRLVVKVKSPPEKGKANREIMKEFSKICGKDVEIISGHKSRHKTLRIYGMDPEAFLSLLQEF
- a CDS encoding DUF371 domain-containing protein, with the translated sequence MRYTLRARGHPNVSARHRTTLEVTVDPQIGKTADCIIGVSSSDSVSTIPEEIKRAIRDPSARIRLVLRTENGFDEVRGYGHPDLTLDHPTDIVCRRSSYICGRTLMIGADKAACDLSEELVRDLMEGKELTVEIIVE
- a CDS encoding GIY-YIG nuclease family protein gives rise to the protein MIHMKGTYCLIIRSDGSEMDVGRLGRRVFQKGFYVYVGSGFGSLEGRIRRHLKKEKRLRWHIDYLLREAVVERVLYTTDERRLECTISEKLHGPSSVTGFGCSDCRCSSHLHYFESLDDATGAVLEAMEGSGARVSEWNL
- the cfbC gene encoding Ni-sirohydrochlorin a,c-diamide reductive cyclase ATP-dependent reductase subunit — its product is MKRIAIYGKGGIGKSTIVSNMAAAYSSSYRVLVIGCDPKADTTRTLYGQRIPAVLDIMKENRKPDVSDVVHEGFGGVRCVESGGPEPGVGCAGRGVIVAMNLLERLGVFDDDPDIIIYDVLGDVVCGGFAVPLREEFADEVYIVTSGEYMSLYAANNIARGVRKLKGRLGGVICNCRGIRDEVKIVEAFASRIGSRVIGVVPRSPLVQESELEAKTVVEKFPDSDQAAIYRELADEIYGNTDFTVPEPMDQDEFEEFFRRFIYSKDN